A portion of the Cyanobium sp. PCC 7001 genome contains these proteins:
- a CDS encoding methylenetetrahydrofolate reductase, producing the protein MLLQQVLTRGLPAITAEVTPPRGADPQRTLAAAASLRPWVHAVNVTDGSRAVMRMSSLAMCRLLLDGGIEPVLQMACRDRNRIALQADLLGAHALGLRNLLCLTGDPVRAGDQPDARPVNELESVRLLQLVASLNAGQDPVKGSLPDGGTAFFAGAAADPQSPSWSGLKARMRRKREAGARFVQTQMVTDAEALRRFVEEIAAPLGLPVLAGVFLLKSAKNALFINRVVPGANIPQSLIDRLAAAPDPAAEGVAIAAEQVASYLEIAQGVHMMAIKAEERIPMILARAGLTPRAAETSSPPLAARAPQLL; encoded by the coding sequence TTGCTGCTCCAACAGGTTCTCACCCGTGGGTTGCCGGCGATCACGGCCGAGGTCACCCCGCCACGGGGCGCTGATCCCCAGCGCACCTTGGCGGCGGCGGCCTCGCTGCGGCCCTGGGTGCATGCCGTCAACGTCACCGATGGCAGCAGGGCGGTGATGCGGATGAGCAGCCTGGCCATGTGCCGCCTGCTCCTCGACGGCGGGATCGAGCCGGTGCTGCAGATGGCCTGCCGCGATCGCAACCGGATTGCCCTCCAGGCCGATTTGCTGGGTGCCCACGCCCTCGGCCTGCGCAACCTGCTCTGCCTCACGGGCGATCCGGTGCGAGCCGGCGACCAGCCCGATGCCCGGCCCGTGAACGAGCTGGAGTCGGTGCGGCTGCTCCAGCTGGTGGCCAGCCTCAATGCCGGTCAGGACCCCGTGAAGGGCTCCCTGCCCGATGGCGGCACCGCCTTCTTCGCCGGGGCGGCAGCGGATCCCCAGAGCCCCAGCTGGAGCGGTCTGAAGGCCCGCATGCGCCGCAAGCGCGAGGCGGGAGCGCGCTTCGTGCAGACCCAGATGGTCACGGACGCCGAGGCCCTGCGCCGCTTCGTGGAGGAGATCGCCGCGCCCCTCGGGCTGCCTGTGCTGGCAGGGGTGTTCCTGCTGAAGTCGGCCAAGAACGCCCTCTTCATCAACCGGGTGGTGCCGGGAGCCAACATTCCCCAGTCCCTGATCGATCGGCTCGCGGCCGCCCCCGATCCCGCCGCCGAAGGGGTGGCCATCGCGGCGGAACAGGTGGCCTCCTACCTGGAGATCGCCCAGGGGGTGCACATGATGGCAATCAAGGCCGAGGAGCGTATCCCGATGATCCTGGCCAGGGCAGGCCTGACCCCCAGGGCCGCCGAGACCAGCAGCCCGCCGCTTGCCGCCAGGGCTCCCCAGCTCCTCTAA
- a CDS encoding NADH-quinone oxidoreductase subunit J, which produces MTIASTTQFICFAALSATLVLGALGVVLLPNIVYSAFLLAGVFLSVAGLYLMLNASFVAAAQILVYVGAVNVLILFAIMLVNKREDLSVIKGLALRRALSGLVCGGLFVLLIRVAVTTPWALPGPTPVGEEATIRIGEHLFSDYLLPFELASVLLLMAMIGAIVLARRDVFSADIATGESVDQGLIEKARTPLLLDTSGR; this is translated from the coding sequence ATGACCATCGCTTCCACCACCCAGTTCATCTGCTTCGCGGCACTCTCCGCCACTCTTGTGCTGGGTGCCCTGGGCGTGGTGCTCCTGCCCAACATCGTGTATTCCGCCTTCCTTCTGGCCGGTGTCTTCCTGTCGGTGGCCGGCCTCTATCTGATGCTCAACGCCAGCTTCGTGGCCGCCGCCCAGATTCTGGTGTACGTCGGCGCGGTCAACGTACTGATCCTGTTCGCGATCATGCTGGTCAACAAGCGGGAAGACCTCTCGGTGATCAAGGGCCTGGCCCTGAGGCGCGCCCTCTCCGGTCTGGTGTGCGGCGGGCTGTTCGTGCTGCTGATCCGCGTCGCCGTCACCACCCCCTGGGCCCTGCCAGGTCCCACGCCGGTGGGAGAGGAGGCCACCATCCGCATCGGTGAGCACCTCTTCTCCGACTACCTGCTTCCCTTCGAGCTGGCTTCGGTGCTGCTGCTGATGGCCATGATCGGGGCCATCGTGCTGGCCCGGCGTGATGTCTTCAGTGCGGACATCGCCACCGGTGAATCCGTGGACCAGGGCCTGATCGAGAAGGCCCGCACCCCACTGCTGCTGGACACCTCCGGCCGCTGA
- the nuoK gene encoding NADH-quinone oxidoreductase subunit NuoK translates to MELDLSATIPLQAYLVLAAVLFCTGVWGLINSRNAVRVLMSIELMLNAVNINLMAFSSYLDGELVRGQVFAIFVITVAAAEAAVGLAILLSLYRNRETVDMERFNLLRW, encoded by the coding sequence ATGGAGCTCGATCTTTCCGCCACCATCCCGCTTCAGGCCTACCTGGTGCTGGCGGCCGTGCTGTTCTGCACCGGCGTCTGGGGCCTGATCAACAGCCGCAATGCCGTGCGGGTGCTGATGAGCATTGAACTGATGCTCAATGCGGTGAACATCAACCTGATGGCCTTTTCCAGCTACCTCGACGGCGAGCTGGTGCGCGGGCAGGTGTTCGCCATCTTCGTGATCACCGTGGCTGCCGCCGAAGCCGCCGTTGGCCTGGCCATCCTTCTCTCCCTCTACCGCAACCGCGAAACCGTGGACATGGAGCGGTTCAACCTCCTGCGCTGGTGA
- the ndhI gene encoding NAD(P)H-quinone oxidoreductase subunit I: MFGFLKKVGDYTRDAVGAAQYMTQGLAVTFDHLRRRPVTVQYPYEKLIPSERYRGRIHYEFDKCIACEVCVRVCPINLPVVDWVMNKTTKKKELRNYSIDFGVCIFCGNCVEYCPTNCLSMTEEYELAAFDRHSLNYDNIALGRLPTSVTSDPAVVALRELAYLPKGEIDPHGVPDTTPRAGQLPDQVLAGLKAAEPSAATSEGDAQ, encoded by the coding sequence ATGTTCGGGTTCCTCAAGAAAGTCGGTGACTACACCCGCGATGCCGTTGGCGCAGCGCAGTACATGACCCAGGGGCTGGCGGTGACGTTCGATCACCTGCGCCGTCGTCCTGTCACGGTTCAGTATCCCTACGAGAAGTTGATTCCCTCGGAGCGGTATCGGGGGCGGATTCACTACGAGTTCGACAAGTGCATCGCCTGCGAAGTGTGCGTGCGGGTGTGTCCCATCAACCTCCCGGTTGTCGACTGGGTAATGAACAAGACCACGAAGAAAAAGGAGCTTCGCAACTACTCCATTGATTTCGGGGTGTGCATCTTCTGCGGCAACTGCGTGGAGTACTGCCCCACCAACTGCCTCTCCATGACCGAGGAATACGAGCTGGCGGCGTTCGATCGCCACAGCCTCAACTACGACAACATCGCTCTCGGTCGCCTCCCCACCAGCGTGACCAGCGACCCGGCCGTGGTGGCCCTGCGGGAACTGGCCTACCTGCCGAAGGGCGAGATCGATCCCCATGGGGTTCCCGACACCACCCCGCGGGCGGGCCAGTTGCCCGATCAGGTTCTTGCCGGTCTGAAAGCTGCCGAGCCGTCCGCCGCCACCTCCGAGGGAGACGCCCAATGA
- a CDS encoding NDP-sugar synthase — MKAMILAAGKGTRVRPITHTIPKPMIPILQKPVMEFLLELLRQHGFTEIMVNVSHLAEEIENYFRDGQRFGVEIAYSFEGRIEDGELIGDAIGSAGGLKKIQNFQRFFDDTFVVLCGDALIDLDLTEAVRRHREIGAMASLITKRVPADQVSSYGVVVTDADGRVRSFQEKPSVAEAASDMINTGIYIFEPEVLDFIPSGQPFDIGSDLFPKLVAAGAPFYALPMEFEWVDIGKVPDYWQAIRSVLQGQVRQVQIPGKEVRPGIFTGLNVAADWDKIHVEGPIYVGGMTKIEDGVTIIGPAMIGPSCLICEGATIDNSIIFDYSRIGAGVRLVEKLVFGRYCVDRNGDHFDLQEAALDWLITDARRQDVVSPSPQQKAMAELLGSDLSLS; from the coding sequence ATGAAGGCGATGATCCTGGCGGCCGGCAAGGGAACTCGGGTGCGTCCAATCACGCACACGATTCCCAAGCCGATGATCCCCATTCTGCAGAAACCCGTGATGGAGTTTCTGCTTGAGCTTCTGCGGCAGCATGGCTTCACCGAGATCATGGTGAATGTCTCCCACCTTGCCGAGGAGATCGAAAACTATTTCCGGGACGGCCAACGCTTCGGCGTGGAAATCGCCTACAGCTTTGAAGGCCGCATCGAGGACGGTGAGCTGATTGGTGATGCCATCGGCTCCGCCGGCGGACTGAAGAAGATCCAGAACTTCCAGAGATTCTTCGACGACACCTTCGTGGTGCTCTGCGGCGACGCCCTGATCGACCTCGACCTCACCGAGGCCGTCCGACGCCACCGCGAGATCGGCGCCATGGCCAGCCTGATCACCAAGCGGGTGCCCGCCGATCAGGTGAGCAGCTATGGCGTGGTGGTCACCGACGCCGATGGCCGGGTGCGTTCCTTCCAGGAGAAGCCCTCGGTGGCCGAGGCCGCCAGCGACATGATCAACACCGGCATCTACATCTTCGAGCCGGAAGTGCTGGACTTCATCCCCAGTGGCCAGCCGTTCGACATCGGCTCGGACCTGTTCCCCAAGCTGGTGGCAGCAGGTGCCCCCTTCTACGCCCTGCCGATGGAGTTCGAATGGGTGGATATCGGCAAAGTGCCCGATTACTGGCAGGCGATCCGCAGCGTGCTCCAAGGGCAGGTGCGGCAGGTTCAGATTCCTGGCAAGGAAGTGAGGCCCGGTATCTTCACCGGCCTGAACGTGGCTGCCGACTGGGACAAGATCCACGTGGAGGGCCCGATCTACGTGGGCGGCATGACCAAGATCGAGGACGGCGTCACCATCATCGGCCCGGCCATGATCGGCCCCAGCTGCCTGATCTGTGAGGGAGCCACGATCGACAATTCGATCATCTTCGACTACTCCCGAATCGGCGCCGGGGTGCGCCTGGTGGAGAAACTCGTGTTCGGCCGCTACTGCGTGGACCGCAACGGTGATCACTTCGACCTCCAGGAAGCTGCACTCGACTGGCTGATCACCGACGCCCGACGGCAGGACGTGGTGTCCCCCAGTCCGCAGCAGAAGGCCATGGCCGAGCTGCTCGGCAGCGATCTGAGCCTCAGTTAG
- a CDS encoding LapA family protein: protein MKQLNFLLIFSFGLATVMFTLENTAATTVHFLPGVATTMPLAALLLVVGGIGATAAWVFAVWTGVVRKVEAMQSQSDYEAQQVRIQELENDLQRYRATVDAQLGLLPAAGESSAQGASGDDDLASAEDASANG, encoded by the coding sequence ATGAAACAGCTGAACTTCCTGCTTATCTTCAGCTTCGGTCTGGCGACCGTGATGTTCACCCTCGAGAACACCGCCGCCACCACCGTGCATTTCCTGCCCGGTGTGGCCACCACCATGCCGCTGGCGGCCCTGCTGCTGGTGGTGGGCGGGATCGGCGCCACCGCCGCCTGGGTGTTCGCGGTGTGGACCGGCGTGGTGCGCAAGGTGGAGGCCATGCAGAGCCAGAGCGACTACGAGGCCCAGCAGGTGCGCATCCAGGAGCTGGAAAACGACCTGCAGCGCTACCGCGCCACGGTGGATGCCCAGCTCGGACTGCTGCCGGCGGCGGGTGAGAGCTCCGCCCAGGGGGCCTCCGGGGATGACGATCTGGCCAGCGCCGAAGACGCGAGCGCCAACGGCTGA
- a CDS encoding NAD(+) kinase, protein MRLDRVWLIARSGSQAAHRQAQRCAADLRSQGVAVVTATSGQAQDPFPGLLATEGELPDLGVVLGGDGTVLGAARHLGPLGVPILCFNVGGHLGFLTHHRSLLRLSGEQPRRRSDDDDQRSLWQRLRDDSFAIESRMMLEARVDRCDGVAPASQPRHLALNDVYFRPGLDERSPTCVLELEIDGEVVDQLRGDGLIIATPTGSTGYAMAAGGPILHPGIEAIVVTPICPISLSSRALVVPPRAQLSVWPLGESSRRVNLWQDGAHATTLEPGDRAIVQRCSHPAKMLILERSPSYYRTLTHKLHWAGSLVAAEPSHN, encoded by the coding sequence ATGCGGCTGGATCGCGTCTGGCTCATCGCCCGTTCCGGTAGCCAGGCGGCCCACCGTCAGGCCCAGCGCTGCGCTGCCGACCTTCGCTCCCAGGGCGTGGCTGTGGTGACGGCCACCAGCGGCCAGGCCCAGGATCCGTTCCCGGGACTGCTGGCCACCGAGGGCGAACTCCCCGATCTGGGGGTCGTGCTCGGGGGCGATGGCACCGTGCTGGGGGCGGCCCGCCACCTGGGACCCCTGGGTGTGCCCATCCTCTGCTTCAACGTGGGGGGACACCTGGGCTTTCTCACCCATCACCGCAGCCTGCTGCGGCTGAGCGGGGAGCAGCCACGCCGCCGTTCCGACGACGACGACCAGCGCAGCCTCTGGCAGCGGCTCCGGGACGACAGCTTCGCGATCGAGAGCCGCATGATGCTGGAGGCGCGGGTGGACCGCTGCGACGGGGTGGCGCCGGCCTCCCAGCCCAGGCACCTCGCCCTCAATGACGTTTACTTCCGCCCCGGGCTGGACGAACGCTCCCCCACCTGCGTGCTGGAGCTGGAGATCGACGGTGAGGTGGTGGACCAGCTCCGCGGTGACGGCCTGATCATCGCCACCCCCACGGGCTCCACGGGCTACGCCATGGCGGCCGGGGGGCCGATCCTGCACCCGGGCATCGAGGCGATCGTGGTCACGCCGATCTGTCCGATCAGCCTCTCCAGCCGGGCCCTGGTGGTGCCCCCCCGCGCCCAGCTCTCGGTGTGGCCCCTGGGAGAGTCGAGCCGTCGGGTGAATCTCTGGCAGGACGGCGCCCACGCCACCACGCTGGAGCCGGGCGACCGGGCGATCGTGCAGCGCTGCAGCCATCCCGCCAAGATGCTCATCCTGGAGCGCAGCCCCTCCTACTACCGCACACTCACCCACAAGCTGCACTGGGCCGGCAGTCTGGTGGCAGCCGAGCCTTCCCACAACTGA
- the nuoH gene encoding NADH-quinone oxidoreductase subunit NuoH codes for MLSSATGLDTAVGLDLESSFVSALQGLGLSPGTAHLLWLPLPMLLVLVAAVVGVLVNVWLERKISAAVQQRIGPEYAGALGVLQPMADGLKLLFKEDVIPARADGLLFTLGPVLVLIPVILSWLVVPFGQHLLISNVGIGIFLWIALSSIQPIGLLMSGYASNNKYSLLGGLRAAAQSISYEIPLALAVLAVVMMSNSLSTVDIVDQQTGAGILSWNIWRQPVGFVIFWICALAECERLPFDLPEAEEELVAGYQTEYAGMKFALFYLGSYINLVLSALLVSVLYLGGWGFPLPVEWLASWLGQPIDAPVVQVITASVGIVMTVLKAYLLVFLAILLRWTTPRVRIDQLLDLGWKFLLPIALVNLLVTAGLKLAFPAFFGG; via the coding sequence ATGCTGAGCTCTGCAACCGGCCTGGACACCGCCGTGGGTCTGGACCTCGAGTCCAGCTTCGTTTCAGCCCTGCAGGGGCTGGGACTCAGCCCGGGCACCGCCCACCTGCTCTGGCTGCCCCTGCCCATGCTGCTGGTGCTGGTGGCCGCCGTGGTGGGCGTGCTGGTGAACGTGTGGCTGGAGCGCAAGATCTCGGCTGCCGTGCAGCAGCGCATCGGCCCTGAGTACGCGGGTGCCCTCGGGGTTCTCCAGCCCATGGCCGATGGCCTCAAGCTCCTGTTCAAGGAGGATGTGATTCCGGCCCGGGCCGACGGCCTGCTGTTCACCCTCGGCCCGGTGCTGGTGCTGATCCCGGTGATCCTCAGCTGGCTGGTGGTGCCCTTCGGCCAGCACCTGCTGATCAGCAATGTGGGCATCGGCATCTTTCTGTGGATCGCCCTCAGCTCGATCCAGCCGATCGGGCTGCTGATGAGCGGCTACGCCTCCAACAACAAGTACTCCCTGCTCGGTGGTCTGCGGGCGGCCGCCCAGTCGATCAGCTACGAGATCCCCCTCGCGCTGGCCGTGCTGGCGGTGGTGATGATGAGCAACTCGCTGAGCACCGTCGACATCGTCGACCAGCAGACCGGGGCGGGCATCCTCAGCTGGAACATCTGGCGCCAGCCGGTGGGCTTCGTGATCTTCTGGATCTGCGCCCTCGCCGAGTGCGAGCGCCTGCCCTTTGACCTGCCCGAGGCCGAGGAGGAGCTGGTGGCCGGCTACCAGACCGAGTACGCCGGCATGAAGTTCGCCCTGTTCTATCTGGGCAGCTACATCAACCTGGTGCTCTCGGCCCTGCTGGTGTCGGTGCTCTACCTGGGTGGCTGGGGCTTCCCCCTGCCGGTGGAATGGCTGGCCAGCTGGCTGGGCCAGCCCATCGATGCCCCCGTGGTGCAGGTGATCACCGCGTCCGTGGGGATCGTGATGACGGTATTGAAGGCCTACCTGCTGGTGTTCCTGGCGATCCTGCTGCGCTGGACCACGCCCCGGGTGCGCATCGACCAACTCCTTGATCTGGGCTGGAAATTCCTGCTGCCGATCGCCCTGGTGAACCTGCTGGTGACCGCCGGCCTCAAGCTGGCCTTCCCCGCCTTCTTCGGCGGCTGA
- a CDS encoding citrate synthase, which produces MAGSLSDSVPGSTGGATAAPPFRPGLEGVPATQSAICDIDGQKGRLTYRGYDAGELAAHSTFLETTYLLIWGELPTAEGLRQFEHEVQMHRRVSFRIRDMMKCFPATGHPMDALQSSAASLGLFYSRRALDNPEYIAEAVVRLIAKIPTMVAAFQLIRKGQDPIQPRDDLPFASNFLYMLTEQEPDPLAARIFDACLILHAEHSLNASTFSARVTASTLTDPYAVVASAVGTLAGPLHGGANEDVLAMLEAIGSADQVEPWLDRAIAQKQKIMGFGHREYKVKDPRAVILQGLAEQLFHRFGHDPLYDLARKLEEAAAERLGPKGIYPNVDFYSGLVYRKLGIPRDLFTPIFAIARTAGWLAHWKEQLGANRIFRPSQIYTGPVPRDWVPLEAR; this is translated from the coding sequence ATGGCAGGCAGCCTCAGCGACAGTGTCCCCGGCAGCACCGGCGGTGCCACTGCCGCACCGCCGTTCCGGCCTGGACTGGAGGGGGTGCCGGCCACCCAGTCGGCCATCTGCGACATCGATGGCCAGAAGGGGCGCCTCACCTACCGCGGCTACGACGCCGGGGAACTGGCTGCCCACAGCACCTTCCTGGAAACCACCTACCTGCTGATCTGGGGCGAGCTTCCCACCGCCGAGGGGTTGCGCCAGTTCGAGCACGAGGTGCAGATGCACCGCCGGGTGAGCTTCCGCATCCGGGACATGATGAAGTGCTTCCCGGCCACCGGGCACCCGATGGACGCGCTCCAGAGCAGCGCCGCCTCGCTGGGGCTGTTCTATTCCCGTCGCGCCCTCGACAACCCGGAGTACATCGCCGAGGCCGTGGTGCGGCTGATCGCCAAGATCCCCACGATGGTGGCGGCGTTCCAGCTGATCCGCAAAGGGCAGGATCCGATCCAGCCCCGCGACGATCTGCCGTTCGCCTCGAACTTCCTCTACATGCTCACGGAACAGGAGCCGGATCCCCTGGCGGCCCGCATCTTCGATGCCTGCCTGATCCTGCATGCCGAGCACAGCCTCAACGCCAGCACCTTCAGCGCCCGCGTCACCGCCAGCACCCTCACCGATCCCTATGCGGTGGTGGCTTCCGCCGTGGGCACCCTGGCCGGTCCGCTCCACGGCGGCGCCAATGAGGATGTGCTGGCCATGCTCGAAGCCATCGGCAGCGCCGATCAGGTGGAACCCTGGCTCGATCGGGCCATTGCCCAGAAGCAGAAGATCATGGGCTTCGGTCACCGCGAATACAAGGTGAAAGACCCCCGGGCCGTGATCCTGCAGGGGCTGGCCGAGCAGCTGTTCCACCGCTTCGGCCACGACCCGCTCTACGACCTGGCCCGCAAGCTGGAGGAGGCGGCAGCCGAACGGCTTGGCCCCAAAGGGATCTACCCGAACGTCGACTTCTACTCCGGGCTGGTGTACCGGAAGCTCGGGATCCCCCGCGACCTGTTTACCCCGATCTTCGCCATCGCCCGCACGGCGGGCTGGCTGGCTCACTGGAAGGAACAGCTTGGTGCAAACCGCATCTTCCGACCGTCGCAGATTTACACCGGGCCTGTTCCGCGCGACTGGGTTCCGTTGGAAGCCCGCTAA
- a CDS encoding CYTH domain-containing protein — translation MALEIERRFLVDGDGWQRHVRWRARLDQGYLVARPDGVTLRVRRTAHEGPPPRHEAWLTLKARPPQSMDPTSLDGSVRQEFEYPIPAEDAAALMALAPQQLSKWRHGLDLPGGDWIVDVFEGDNAPLVVAEVELERPDQEVVVPDWCRQEVTGRHELSNAALARLPLARWSATARAGLPPWLHGAAVASDTIS, via the coding sequence ATGGCTTTGGAGATCGAGCGGCGGTTCCTGGTGGATGGAGACGGCTGGCAGCGGCATGTGCGCTGGCGGGCCCGGCTGGATCAGGGCTACCTGGTGGCCCGACCGGACGGGGTGACCCTGCGGGTGCGCCGCACCGCCCACGAGGGACCACCACCTCGCCACGAAGCCTGGTTGACGCTCAAGGCCCGCCCGCCGCAGTCGATGGACCCCACCAGCCTGGATGGATCGGTGCGCCAGGAGTTCGAGTACCCCATTCCCGCCGAGGATGCCGCGGCCTTGATGGCTCTGGCTCCCCAGCAGCTCAGCAAGTGGCGCCATGGGCTCGATCTTCCGGGTGGCGACTGGATCGTGGACGTGTTCGAGGGGGACAACGCCCCGCTGGTGGTGGCCGAAGTGGAACTGGAGCGGCCCGATCAGGAGGTGGTGGTGCCCGACTGGTGCCGTCAGGAGGTGACCGGACGGCATGAACTCAGCAACGCCGCCCTGGCGCGCCTGCCCCTGGCCCGATGGAGTGCCACTGCGCGGGCCGGCCTGCCCCCGTGGCTCCACGGCGCAGCCGTTGCATCGGATACAATCAGCTGA
- a CDS encoding LuxR C-terminal-related transcriptional regulator — translation MGRELQQSQERDLSERELEIIALVAEGLTNQEIAGTLTISKRTVDNHVSNIFTKTGAKNRVALLNWAMDHGKICRDGFNCCALDQPADA, via the coding sequence ATGGGCAGAGAGCTCCAACAGTCTCAGGAGCGGGACCTCTCGGAACGGGAGCTCGAGATCATTGCGCTGGTGGCCGAGGGCCTCACCAATCAGGAGATCGCCGGCACGCTCACCATCAGCAAGCGCACCGTGGACAACCACGTGAGCAACATCTTCACCAAGACCGGCGCCAAGAACAGGGTGGCTCTGCTGAACTGGGCCATGGATCACGGCAAGATCTGCCGTGATGGCTTCAACTGCTGCGCGCTGGATCAGCCCGCAGACGCCTAG
- a CDS encoding segregation/condensation protein A produces the protein MTDGGARLAIRLLQDAAERGDLDPWDVDVIAVIDGFLDQLRQRIAVPRLVASTGRGGSYEQDLAETSEAFLAASVLVSLKAEVLEASTFPPEAPLEADLDLAFDADGQGWIIDPALQLPRRPERHLWRRPVAPPPLQRPVTLGELIRQLEDIAERLEQDAGRPRQRHRSRRYSERAAIAQVAALAHREKLPETTAALSRFLVEWSPAETWVDFETLVGAWSEAGQRPPDEGEDDLDRDRVGVFWALLFLCHQGKVELEQRGGLFGSLSLRRCLEIRSQSPMPSPGDDQPAQLAAAGSALMPAAKQLVA, from the coding sequence TTGACCGACGGGGGCGCCAGGCTGGCCATCCGGCTGCTGCAGGATGCGGCCGAGCGAGGGGATCTGGACCCCTGGGACGTGGATGTGATCGCCGTGATCGACGGCTTCCTCGATCAGCTGCGCCAGCGCATCGCGGTGCCGCGGCTGGTGGCCTCCACTGGCCGGGGCGGCAGCTACGAACAGGATCTGGCTGAAACGAGCGAGGCCTTTCTGGCCGCGTCCGTGCTGGTGAGCCTCAAGGCCGAGGTGCTCGAGGCCAGCACCTTCCCCCCGGAAGCGCCGCTGGAGGCGGACCTCGACCTGGCCTTCGACGCCGACGGCCAGGGCTGGATCATCGATCCGGCCCTGCAGCTGCCGCGGCGGCCGGAACGGCACCTCTGGCGTCGGCCGGTGGCGCCGCCACCGCTGCAGCGCCCGGTGACCCTGGGTGAGCTCATCCGCCAGCTCGAGGACATCGCCGAGCGGCTCGAGCAGGATGCCGGCCGCCCCCGGCAGCGCCATCGCTCCCGTCGCTACAGCGAACGGGCCGCCATCGCCCAGGTGGCCGCCCTGGCCCATCGCGAGAAGCTGCCGGAAACCACGGCGGCCCTGAGCCGGTTCCTGGTGGAGTGGAGTCCTGCGGAAACCTGGGTGGATTTCGAGACGCTCGTGGGTGCCTGGAGCGAGGCTGGCCAGCGCCCGCCCGATGAGGGGGAGGACGATCTCGACAGGGATCGGGTGGGCGTGTTCTGGGCTCTGCTGTTTCTGTGCCACCAGGGCAAGGTGGAGCTGGAGCAGCGGGGCGGACTGTTCGGCAGCCTGAGCCTGCGGCGGTGCCTGGAGATCCGGTCGCAGAGCCCCATGCCAAGCCCTGGCGACGACCAACCGGCCCAGCTGGCGGCGGCCGGGTCAGCTTTGATGCCGGCCGCTAAACAGCTCGTGGCCTGA